A genome region from Triticum aestivum cultivar Chinese Spring chromosome 2B, IWGSC CS RefSeq v2.1, whole genome shotgun sequence includes the following:
- the LOC100037656 gene encoding photosystem I subunit O, with the protein MAAATSTVSGLAGAALTRRPAFSTSFTSGARVSARNPLMTRNLERNGRITCMTFPRDWLRRDLNVIGFGLIGWLAPSSIPLINGNSLTGLFFSSIGEELAHFPSPPALQSQFWLWLVTWHLGLFIALTFGQIGFKGRTEDYFQK; encoded by the exons atggccgccgccacctccaccgtCTCCGGCCTCGCCGGCGCCGCGCTCACCCGCCGGCCAGCCTTCTCTACCA GCTTCACGAGTGGTGCCCGGGTGTCGGCGAGGAACCCGCTGATGACGAGGAACCTGGAGAGGAACGGCAGGATCACCTGCATGAC GTTCCCGCGGGACTGGCTGCGGAGGGACCTGAACGTGATCGGGTTCGGGCTGATTGGGTGGCTGGCACCGTCGAGCATCCCGCTGATCAACGGCAACAGCTTGACGGGGCTCTTCTTCTCCAGCATCGGCGAGGAGCTCGCCCACTTCCCGTCGCCCCCGGCTCTCCAGTCGCAGTTCTG GCTGTGGTTGGTGACGTGGCACCTGGGTCTGTTCATCGCGCTCACCTTCGGCCAGATCGGGTTCAAGGGCAGGACCGAGGACTACTTCCAGAAGTAG